In Thermoanaerobaculia bacterium, a genomic segment contains:
- a CDS encoding tetratricopeptide repeat protein: MASRIDPPHGPVGEAGTPRATAEVAVEICRSGDWARGMSILADLVKDRGVSDEIPGIAYSFLGYGIARYQKQVKEGLRLCQHAVKSSFYSPECHLNLARVQILAKNRKGAVHAIAQGLALDPRNAALRALHAEIGVRKRPVVGFLSRDNPVNRTLGKLRRQMKTEDS, from the coding sequence ATGGCGAGCCGCATCGATCCGCCACATGGGCCTGTCGGCGAGGCCGGGACGCCCCGCGCCACTGCCGAGGTCGCTGTCGAGATCTGCCGCTCCGGCGACTGGGCCCGCGGCATGTCGATCCTCGCCGACCTGGTGAAGGACCGTGGGGTCAGCGACGAGATTCCCGGGATTGCCTACTCGTTCCTCGGCTACGGTATCGCGCGCTACCAGAAGCAGGTGAAGGAGGGGCTGCGCCTCTGCCAGCATGCGGTCAAGAGCAGCTTCTACAGCCCGGAGTGTCACTTGAACCTCGCCCGCGTCCAGATCCTGGCCAAGAACAGGAAGGGCGCCGTCCACGCGATCGCCCAGGGACTCGCGCTCGATCCGCGCAACGCGGCGCTGCGCGCCCTGCACGCCGAGATCGGGGTCCGCAAGCGGCCCGTGGTCGGTTTCCTGTCCCGCGACAACCCCGTCAACCGCACGCTCGGCAAGCTCCGCCGGCAGATGAAGACGGAAGATTCCTAG
- a CDS encoding FAD-dependent oxidoreductase, whose amino-acid sequence MLPGLPRSFDRPLRIAIVGAGPAGFYTAAALLAQAGPASASEPRDRLQIDLIDRLPTPYGLVRFGVAPDHPKIKEVVRVFERVALDPRVRFLGGVELGRDLAVADLTAHYDQVVFSVGGQSDRRLGVPGEDLAGSHSSTALVAWYSAHPDFLDLPVDLAVEAAAVVGAGNVAVDVARILGRNPEDLASTDICDDALACLRQSRIRDVHFIIRRGPAQAKWSPPELKELAHLQGVDVVVDRRELELDPGSEQELLEDPQAQKNMEILRALAERESTGAPRRIHLRFRVSPVAIAGEDGRVTGLGLERNRLVGAAGDVRAEGTGERFTLPVGLVVRAVGYRSLPLAGVPFDDRRAIIPNDRGRVLDGPAGSPLPGLYAAGWVKRGPTGLIGSNKPDGTETATMMIEDLPALVAAPKPPIDELLAARELHPVDFAGWKRLDQLEVERGRAAGRPRVKFARIEEMRAALATEPVL is encoded by the coding sequence ATGCTGCCGGGCCTGCCGCGCTCCTTCGACCGTCCGTTGCGGATCGCCATCGTCGGCGCCGGGCCGGCCGGTTTCTACACCGCCGCGGCGCTCCTCGCGCAGGCCGGTCCTGCCTCCGCAAGCGAACCGCGAGACCGCCTCCAGATCGACCTGATCGATCGCCTCCCGACGCCCTACGGCCTGGTGCGTTTCGGCGTGGCGCCGGATCACCCGAAGATCAAGGAGGTCGTGCGGGTGTTCGAGCGCGTGGCACTCGATCCGCGAGTGCGTTTCCTGGGGGGTGTCGAGCTCGGCAGGGACCTTGCTGTCGCCGACCTCACGGCGCACTACGACCAGGTCGTCTTCTCGGTGGGCGGCCAGAGCGACCGCCGCCTCGGCGTACCGGGCGAGGATCTCGCCGGCAGCCATTCGTCGACGGCGCTCGTCGCCTGGTACAGCGCCCATCCCGACTTCCTCGATCTGCCGGTGGACCTCGCGGTCGAGGCGGCCGCGGTCGTCGGCGCCGGCAACGTCGCGGTCGACGTGGCGCGGATCCTGGGGCGCAATCCGGAAGATCTGGCGTCCACCGATATCTGCGACGACGCGCTGGCGTGCCTCAGGCAGAGCCGCATCCGCGACGTCCACTTCATCATCCGTCGCGGTCCGGCGCAGGCCAAGTGGTCGCCCCCGGAGCTCAAGGAGCTCGCCCACCTCCAGGGTGTCGACGTCGTCGTCGACCGCCGGGAGCTCGAGCTCGATCCGGGCAGCGAGCAGGAGCTGCTGGAGGATCCCCAGGCGCAGAAGAACATGGAGATCCTGCGCGCTCTCGCCGAACGCGAATCGACCGGCGCGCCGCGCCGGATCCATCTGCGCTTCCGGGTCTCGCCGGTGGCGATCGCAGGCGAGGACGGGCGGGTCACCGGCCTCGGCCTCGAGCGCAACCGGCTGGTGGGCGCAGCCGGAGACGTTCGCGCCGAAGGCACCGGCGAACGCTTCACCCTGCCGGTCGGCCTCGTCGTGCGGGCGGTCGGCTACCGCTCTCTGCCGCTCGCCGGAGTGCCGTTCGACGACCGGCGCGCGATCATCCCCAACGACCGCGGCCGGGTGCTCGACGGCCCCGCGGGGAGCCCCTTGCCGGGCCTCTACGCCGCAGGCTGGGTCAAGCGCGGCCCGACCGGGCTCATCGGCAGCAACAAGCCCGACGGCACCGAGACCGCCACGATGATGATCGAGGATCTGCCGGCCTTGGTGGCGGCACCGAAGCCCCCGATCGACGAGCTGCTCGCCGCCCGCGAGCTGCACCCGGTCGACTTCGCCGGCTGGAAACGCCTCGACCAGCTCGAAGTCGAACGCGGCCGCGCCGCCGGCCGCCCGCGCGTCAAGTTCGCCCGCATCGAAGAGATGCGCGCCGCGCTCGCCACCGAACCCGTCCTCTAG